From the Lathyrus oleraceus cultivar Zhongwan6 chromosome 4, CAAS_Psat_ZW6_1.0, whole genome shotgun sequence genome, one window contains:
- the LOC127074085 gene encoding ethylene-responsive transcription factor ERF026, translating into MSPSSSKRHPTYHGIRSRGGKWVTEIREPRKTNRIWLGTFPTPEMAAAAYDVAALALKGRDAVLNFPDRSSMYPVPASNSSDDIRNAATAAAELMNTEFSNGAGFEVNPSYQTDQFLDEEAIFSMPSLMVAMAEGMMLSPPRINPPPSDYSHDQYYTMGQSLWNHF; encoded by the coding sequence ATGTCTCCTTCTTCTTCCAAAAGACATCCAACTTACCACGGAATTCGAAGCCGTGGAGGAAAATGGGTGACTGAAATCCGCGAGCCTCGCAAAACCAACCGCATATGGCTGGGCACATTCCCCACCCCTGAGATGGCAGCCGCAGCGTATGACGTTGCGGCTTTGGCTCTCAAAGGTCGGGACGCAGTGCTAAACTTTCCTGACAGGTCTAGCATGTATCCAGTGCCGGCGTCCAATTCTTCCGATGACATACGCAATGCTGCCACTGCTGCAGCCGAACTCATGAACACTGAATTCAGCAATGGTGCTGGTTTTGAAGTTAATCCTTCGTATCAAACGGATCAGTTTCTTGATGAAGAAGCTATATTCTCCATGCCAAGTTTGATGGTAGCAATGGCGGAGGGAATGATGCTTTCACCTCCCAGAATAAACCCACCACCCTCTGATTACTCACATGATCAATATTACACTATGGGACAAAGTTTGTGGAACCATTTTTGA